In Chloroflexota bacterium, a single window of DNA contains:
- a CDS encoding alanine racemase produces the protein MAEHTRRFGVALRPHAKTHKTVEIARQQLAAGAVGLTLAKLGEVEGMLAAAEAAGDPLPLDDVLLAFPIVGEQKLARLLDLAQRLRVSVSLDSADAARQIGETAHAHGQQIGILVEVDTGGRRCGTLPGEPTLALAREIAATPGLTFRGIMTHEGHAYAASPATLRAVSQEAGRVMVQLAETLRTDGLETPVVSVGSTPSGRHIAEVPGITEVRPGTYVFQDFNQVRLGVATEADCAASVHATVIARPAPDRAVVDAGTKAVAADRNMIVVEREGYGCVKGQPGWYFARASEEHGVLLRQDDGHSEDLRVGDRVELIPNHICPAANLYDRLTIQRGGVVQGSWAVAARGRSQ, from the coding sequence ATGGCCGAGCACACCCGCCGGTTCGGCGTGGCGCTGCGGCCGCATGCCAAGACCCACAAGACCGTGGAGATCGCGCGGCAGCAGCTCGCGGCCGGGGCGGTCGGGCTGACGCTGGCGAAGCTCGGCGAGGTCGAGGGGATGCTGGCCGCCGCCGAGGCGGCCGGCGACCCGCTGCCGCTGGATGACGTCCTGCTGGCGTTCCCCATCGTGGGCGAGCAGAAGCTGGCCCGCCTGCTCGACCTCGCCCAGCGGCTGCGCGTGTCCGTCTCGCTGGACAGCGCCGACGCCGCCCGTCAGATCGGCGAAACGGCCCATGCGCACGGCCAGCAGATCGGCATCCTGGTGGAAGTGGACACCGGCGGCCGTCGCTGCGGCACGCTGCCCGGCGAGCCGACCCTTGCGTTGGCCCGCGAGATCGCCGCCACGCCGGGCCTGACCTTTCGCGGGATCATGACCCATGAGGGGCACGCCTACGCCGCCAGTCCGGCCACCCTCCGCGCGGTCAGTCAGGAGGCCGGGCGGGTGATGGTGCAGCTTGCGGAGACGCTGCGCACTGACGGCCTCGAGACGCCGGTGGTGTCGGTCGGGTCGACGCCATCGGGCCGCCACATCGCCGAGGTGCCGGGCATCACCGAGGTCCGGCCGGGCACCTACGTGTTCCAGGACTTCAACCAGGTTCGCCTGGGCGTCGCCACCGAGGCCGACTGCGCCGCCTCCGTGCACGCGACGGTCATCGCCCGGCCCGCCCCGGACCGGGCGGTCGTGGATGCCGGGACCAAGGCCGTCGCGGCGGACCGCAACATGATCGTGGTCGAGCGTGAGGGGTACGGCTGCGTCAAGGGCCAGCCGGGCTGGTACTTCGCGCGGGCCAGCGAGGAGCACGGCGTCCTGCTGCGCCAGGACGACGGCCACTCCGAGGATCTCCGCGTTGGCGACCGCGTCGAGCTGATCCCGAACCACATCTGCCCGGCCGCCAACCTCTACGACCGGCTGACCATCCAGCGCGGTGGCGTCGTCCAGGGCAGCTGGGCGGTGGCAGCGCGCGGCCGCTCGCAATAG
- a CDS encoding amidohydrolase family protein — MSEPSQRAVRIDAHHHFWPQPDPALYPWMTDDLAALRRPFSPDDLRPRLQARQIDRSILVQTRSSVEETREFLAIADRTDFVVGVVGWVDLTAPNVGEVLAELRAAPTGRWLAGIRHQVHDEPDPDWLRRSDVQRGLQAIQDAGLAYDLLLKPRELPAALAVSRAFPNLRLVIDHIAKPEIAHGTMEPWASDMAPFAELPYVFCKLSGMVTEADWQRWTPNDLLPYVERVIGWFGEDRLLYGSDWPVSTLAAPYERVHDALKTILDRLGVSAATQDKIFGANARRFYTPTV; from the coding sequence ATGAGTGAGCCATCCCAGCGGGCCGTCCGCATCGACGCCCACCACCACTTCTGGCCGCAGCCGGATCCAGCCCTCTACCCCTGGATGACCGACGATCTGGCGGCGCTGCGGCGGCCGTTCAGCCCGGACGATCTCCGTCCGCGCCTCCAGGCCCGCCAGATCGACCGGTCGATCCTGGTGCAGACACGCTCCAGCGTCGAGGAGACGCGCGAGTTCCTGGCTATCGCCGATCGGACCGACTTCGTCGTCGGGGTGGTAGGGTGGGTGGACCTGACCGCCCCGAACGTCGGGGAGGTTCTCGCCGAGCTGCGGGCCGCGCCGACGGGCCGCTGGCTGGCCGGCATTCGCCACCAGGTCCACGACGAGCCAGACCCTGACTGGCTGCGCCGCTCCGACGTGCAGCGCGGCCTGCAGGCCATCCAGGATGCAGGCCTCGCCTACGACCTGCTGCTCAAGCCGCGCGAGCTGCCGGCCGCGCTGGCCGTCTCACGGGCGTTCCCCAACTTGCGGCTGGTCATCGACCACATCGCCAAGCCGGAGATCGCCCACGGCACGATGGAGCCGTGGGCGTCGGACATGGCCCCGTTCGCGGAGTTGCCGTACGTCTTCTGCAAGCTCTCGGGGATGGTCACCGAGGCCGACTGGCAGCGCTGGACCCCGAACGACCTGCTCCCCTACGTCGAGCGGGTGATCGGCTGGTTCGGCGAAGACCGGCTGCTGTACGGCTCAGACTGGCCGGTCTCGACGCTCGCCGCCCCCTACGAGCGCGTCCACGATGCGCTCAAGACCATCCTCGACCGGCTCGGCGTCTCCGCAGCCACGCAGGACAAGATTTTCGGGGCGAACGCCCGCCGGTTCTACACCCCGACCGTCTGA
- a CDS encoding aldo/keto reductase, translating into MDPTQHVPFGKTSLTTTRLGLGSAPLGGLFNPVSDATAHGVIQHAYELGLRFYDTAPLYGYGSAESRMGHVLKQQPRNEFTLATKVGRLLRPQPAATDTVDESGAGQFLESPPLVPIFDFSYDAVMRSFEESLVRMGVDRIDVLHIHDPDDFYQQALDGAYRALDKLRSEGVIGALGSGMNQAEMLAQFARAADFDCFLVAGRYTLLDQAALPELLPICEQKRIAIIIGGVYNSGILANLDNMERATFNYQPAEQRWIEKARKIDDVCKRYGVPLQAAALQFPLAHPAVAVVLTGARTTEELDQNVAFMQHPIPAGLWAELKSAGLLPPEAPTPA; encoded by the coding sequence ATGGACCCAACGCAGCACGTCCCGTTCGGCAAGACCTCGCTGACGACCACTCGCCTGGGCCTGGGCAGCGCCCCACTCGGCGGCCTCTTCAATCCCGTCTCTGATGCGACGGCGCACGGCGTCATCCAGCATGCCTACGAGCTCGGCCTGCGCTTCTACGATACGGCCCCGCTCTACGGCTACGGCAGCGCTGAGTCGCGCATGGGTCACGTCCTGAAGCAGCAGCCCCGCAACGAGTTCACCCTCGCGACGAAGGTCGGCCGGCTGCTCAGACCGCAGCCGGCCGCGACTGACACCGTCGACGAGTCCGGGGCCGGCCAGTTCCTCGAATCGCCGCCGCTCGTCCCGATCTTCGATTTCAGCTACGACGCCGTCATGCGCTCTTTCGAGGAGAGCCTCGTTCGGATGGGCGTGGACCGCATTGACGTGCTCCACATCCACGACCCAGACGACTTCTACCAGCAGGCGCTTGATGGCGCATACAGGGCGCTCGACAAGCTTCGCAGCGAGGGTGTGATCGGTGCGCTGGGCAGCGGCATGAATCAGGCTGAGATGCTGGCCCAGTTTGCGCGGGCCGCCGATTTCGACTGTTTCCTGGTGGCTGGCCGCTACACGCTGCTCGATCAGGCCGCCCTGCCGGAGCTGCTGCCGATCTGCGAGCAGAAGAGGATCGCCATCATCATCGGCGGCGTCTACAACTCCGGCATCCTGGCGAACCTCGACAACATGGAGCGCGCCACCTTCAACTACCAGCCCGCCGAGCAGCGGTGGATCGAGAAGGCCCGCAAGATCGACGACGTCTGCAAGCGCTACGGCGTGCCGCTCCAGGCCGCCGCCTTGCAGTTCCCGCTGGCTCACCCGGCTGTCGCGGTGGTCCTCACGGGCGCGCGCACCACCGAGGAGCTAGACCAGAACGTCGCCTTTATGCAGCATCCGATCCCGGCGGGCCTCTGGGCCGAGCTGAAGTCGGCCGGCCTCCTGCCGCCCGAGGCCCCGACGCCTGCCTGA